Proteins from one Geomonas agri genomic window:
- the guaA gene encoding glutamine-hydrolyzing GMP synthase, protein MTVDIHSEKVLILDFGSQVTQLIARRVREQSVYCEIHPYNMALEKIKAFAPKGIILSGGPSSVYDKDAPHSDLGIYDLGIPVLGICYGMQLMTQQLGGRVERCDKREFGRATLVLDGASEIFAGFEGGAEVWMSHGDRIEQMPAGFKLMAHTTGCPVAAMKDEKKNFYGVQFHPEVVHTPRGDEMLGNFLFNVCGSKPTWTMANFIETEIEDIRKKVGTGKVLCALSGGVDSSVVAVLIHKAIGDQLQCVFVNNGLLRKGEAEKVVNLFTKHFKINLDYVDATDRFLNMLDGVSDPEQKRKIIGNEFIYLFEEEAKKLGQVDYLAQGTLYPDVIESVSTKGPSAVIKSHHNVGGLPEKMNLKLLEPVRELFKDEVRLLGKELGMPDEVVYRQPFPGPGLAIRCIGELSVEKLDILREADAIVIEEIRKAGLYRDIWQSFAVLLPVKTVGVMGDARTYEWTVALRAVNSLDGMTADWVKLPYELLGSISSRIINEVKGVNRVVYDISQKPPATIEWE, encoded by the coding sequence ATGACCGTAGATATCCACTCAGAAAAGGTGCTGATCCTCGACTTCGGCTCCCAGGTGACCCAGCTCATCGCGCGCCGGGTGAGGGAGCAGAGCGTCTACTGCGAAATCCACCCCTACAACATGGCGCTCGAGAAGATCAAGGCCTTCGCACCGAAGGGGATCATCCTCTCCGGCGGCCCCTCCAGCGTCTACGACAAGGACGCCCCGCACTCCGACCTCGGCATCTACGACCTCGGCATCCCGGTCCTGGGCATCTGCTACGGCATGCAGCTCATGACCCAGCAGCTGGGCGGGCGCGTCGAGCGCTGCGACAAGCGCGAGTTCGGCCGCGCCACCCTGGTGCTGGACGGCGCGAGCGAGATTTTCGCGGGCTTCGAGGGGGGCGCCGAAGTCTGGATGTCCCACGGCGACCGCATCGAGCAGATGCCGGCCGGCTTCAAGCTGATGGCCCACACCACCGGATGCCCGGTGGCCGCCATGAAGGACGAGAAGAAGAACTTCTACGGCGTACAGTTTCACCCCGAAGTGGTGCACACCCCGCGCGGCGACGAGATGCTGGGCAACTTCCTGTTCAACGTCTGCGGCTCCAAGCCGACCTGGACCATGGCCAACTTCATCGAGACCGAGATCGAAGACATCCGCAAAAAGGTCGGCACCGGCAAGGTCCTGTGCGCCCTCTCCGGCGGGGTCGACTCCTCCGTCGTCGCCGTCCTGATCCACAAGGCGATCGGCGACCAGCTCCAGTGCGTCTTCGTGAACAACGGCCTGCTTCGTAAGGGCGAGGCCGAGAAGGTGGTGAACCTCTTCACCAAGCACTTCAAGATCAACCTCGACTACGTCGACGCCACCGACCGCTTCCTCAACATGCTCGACGGCGTCTCCGACCCCGAGCAGAAGCGCAAGATCATCGGCAACGAGTTCATCTACCTCTTCGAGGAAGAGGCCAAGAAGCTGGGCCAGGTCGACTACCTGGCGCAGGGGACCCTCTACCCCGACGTGATCGAGTCCGTTTCTACCAAGGGCCCCTCCGCGGTCATCAAGAGCCACCACAACGTGGGCGGCCTCCCCGAGAAGATGAACCTGAAGCTCCTCGAGCCGGTGCGCGAGCTCTTCAAGGACGAGGTACGACTTCTGGGCAAGGAACTGGGCATGCCCGACGAGGTGGTCTACCGCCAGCCCTTCCCGGGCCCGGGTCTCGCCATCCGCTGCATCGGCGAACTCTCCGTGGAGAAACTCGACATCCTGCGCGAGGCCGACGCCATCGTCATCGAGGAAATCCGCAAGGCTGGGTTATATCGCGACATCTGGCAGTCCTTTGCCGTGCTGCTGCCGGTGAAAACCGTCGGCGTCATGGGGGATGCCCGCACCTACGAGTGGACCGTCGCCCTGCGCGCGGTGAACTCCCTGGACGGCATGACCGCCGACTGGGTCAAGCTCCCCTACGAGCTTTTGGGGAGCATATCCTCGCGGATTATCAACGAAGTCAAGGGTGTCAACCGCGTGGTGTACGACATCAGCCAGAAGCCTCCCGCAACCATCGAGTGGGAATAA
- a CDS encoding HAD family hydrolase has protein sequence MDCIRLLIFDLDGTLIDSLPDLTDATNLIRGKFGLPQIGIPDVRKLVGQGARNLVERALPGVAEPEVERALEDFLAYNLAHIADKTRPYPGVAETLGELGGLGIPMVVLSNKNVALCREVLAKLGLERHFTDIFGADSFPYRKPSPEPVLAVLNEFGIAARQCVMVGDSVNDIAAGGGAGVWTVGCSYGYGDQSELDAATYRVSEFPGLLQLPFVRKIDE, from the coding sequence ATGGATTGCATCCGGCTGCTCATCTTCGACCTGGACGGCACGCTGATCGATTCGCTGCCCGACCTGACCGATGCCACCAACCTGATCCGGGGCAAGTTCGGGCTGCCGCAAATCGGTATTCCGGACGTGCGCAAATTGGTGGGGCAGGGGGCGCGCAATCTGGTGGAGCGGGCGCTTCCCGGCGTGGCCGAGCCCGAGGTAGAGCGGGCGCTGGAAGACTTTCTCGCCTACAACCTGGCGCACATAGCCGACAAGACCCGTCCCTATCCCGGCGTGGCCGAGACCCTGGGCGAACTGGGCGGGCTGGGCATCCCGATGGTGGTCTTGTCCAACAAGAACGTTGCCCTGTGCCGGGAAGTGCTGGCGAAGCTCGGGCTGGAGCGGCATTTCACCGACATCTTCGGTGCCGACTCCTTCCCGTATCGGAAACCCTCCCCGGAGCCCGTGCTCGCCGTGCTGAACGAATTCGGCATCGCTGCGAGGCAGTGCGTCATGGTCGGTGACAGCGTCAACGACATCGCCGCCGGGGGCGGTGCCGGGGTGTGGACCGTCGGTTGCAGCTACGGTTACGGCGACCAGAGCGAGTTGGATGCTGCAACCTACCGGGTCAGCGAGTTTCCGGGGCTGCTGCAGCTACCCTTTGTAAGAAAAATCGACGAGTGA
- the flgM gene encoding flagellar biosynthesis anti-sigma factor FlgM: MKVEDLNSNPAVSHLAVVRNDKPDTGEVQVEAAKQQAAADKVELSSYMPVVPTSKQRRDDIRVDRVEELRTQIKSGNYEVSSKDLAEKMLSKLVVK, from the coding sequence ATGAAAGTAGAAGACCTCAATTCCAACCCGGCCGTTTCCCATCTTGCCGTCGTACGTAACGACAAACCCGATACCGGCGAAGTGCAAGTGGAAGCAGCCAAGCAGCAGGCGGCCGCCGACAAAGTCGAGCTGTCCAGCTACATGCCCGTGGTCCCCACCTCCAAGCAGAGGCGGGATGATATTCGGGTGGATCGGGTCGAGGAGTTACGTACGCAGATCAAGAGTGGCAACTATGAGGTGTCCAGCAAAGATCTGGCCGAGAAGATGCTGTCCAAGCTCGTGGTGAAGTAG
- a CDS encoding NlpC/P60 family protein — protein sequence MFPSHGNLPFAPRGINMVQRGSDTTGKKGGEMIDLRLGSSGAEVMRLQSLLNRHRPHLQTLEADGILGPRTEAAVREFQSSAGISIDGVVGAKTWAALERGVTTASEVSPVPFHDALWLKIAAGEVGQREFPRSPANPRIIIYHGSTSLRATSDEVAWCSAFVNWCLRQAGITGTNSAAATSWLHWGQMTCPKPGAITVVRKNTGQNHVSFYIDETRDYYKLLGGNQGDQVRISNYYKSHWVAQGHRWPKPSQS from the coding sequence ATGTTCCCGTCGCATGGCAACCTTCCCTTCGCCCCGAGAGGGATCAACATGGTACAGCGGGGCAGCGACACCACCGGCAAAAAAGGGGGCGAGATGATAGACCTCAGGCTAGGAAGCTCGGGGGCAGAGGTTATGCGGTTGCAGAGTCTTCTTAACAGGCACCGGCCCCACCTCCAGACACTCGAGGCAGACGGTATATTAGGCCCCAGAACAGAAGCTGCTGTCCGAGAATTCCAATCATCGGCTGGAATATCAATAGACGGGGTGGTTGGCGCGAAAACATGGGCGGCTCTGGAACGTGGAGTGACCACTGCATCTGAAGTCAGCCCCGTACCTTTTCATGATGCCCTTTGGCTCAAAATAGCTGCTGGTGAAGTTGGGCAAAGAGAGTTCCCACGCTCACCAGCTAACCCTAGAATCATAATATATCATGGTTCGACATCGCTCCGAGCGACGAGTGATGAGGTGGCTTGGTGTTCCGCGTTTGTCAACTGGTGCCTCAGACAGGCCGGCATAACGGGGACCAATTCAGCCGCAGCAACAAGCTGGCTGCATTGGGGACAGATGACATGCCCAAAGCCTGGCGCAATTACAGTTGTCCGAAAAAATACGGGACAGAACCACGTTTCCTTCTATATCGACGAGACAAGAGACTATTACAAGTTGCTGGGTGGAAACCAGGGAGACCAAGTTAGGATCTCCAATTACTACAAGTCACACTGGGTTGCGCAGGGGCACCGTTGGCCGAAGCCTAGTCAGTCTTAG
- a CDS encoding DUF4160 domain-containing protein, with amino-acid sequence MPTISMFFGIIIRMFYRDYQQHHLPHLHAEFQGDVAVFAIEDGSILDGWLPPPKRKLVEAWMEIHNEELLADWQLAVEGETVFKIKGLE; translated from the coding sequence ATGCCGACAATTTCTATGTTCTTCGGGATCATCATCAGAATGTTCTACAGGGACTACCAGCAGCACCACCTTCCCCACCTGCATGCGGAATTCCAAGGCGACGTCGCTGTTTTTGCTATTGAGGACGGCAGCATCCTTGATGGTTGGCTTCCTCCACCAAAACGAAAGCTCGTGGAAGCTTGGATGGAAATCCACAACGAGGAACTGCTGGCCGACTGGCAATTAGCTGTTGAAGGTGAAACTGTGTTCAAAATAAAAGGACTTGAGTGA
- a CDS encoding DUF2442 domain-containing protein: MRIINWIHTNDDWTLDVSFADGEVRRYDVRPLLQREAFKELEDVSMFKTARNGGYFVAWDNDADLSADTLYLEGVPITPATQTN; encoded by the coding sequence ATGAGAATAATTAACTGGATACACACGAACGATGACTGGACGCTTGATGTCAGTTTTGCCGACGGGGAAGTTCGTAGATATGACGTAAGACCTTTGTTGCAACGTGAAGCGTTCAAGGAACTGGAAGATGTCAGCATGTTCAAAACAGCCCGTAATGGAGGCTATTTCGTAGCGTGGGACAACGATGCCGACTTAAGCGCCGACACCTTGTACTTGGAAGGCGTACCCATCACCCCTGCGACTCAAACCAACTGA
- a CDS encoding fibronectin type III domain-containing protein produces the protein MMRHFIISIILLIGCAFPVSAADPHSAYYSADTDKLIWFIHASDTHIGTSGSTDTTNLQWLTGQAKSVINPSFIVVTGDLTDSTNGNIFGYPNGPYQAEWDQYKSILGANGVDASSYFDIPGNHDAYNDQYFSYYLNNSVQGRATGRTQASWTRTGPWGKYHFLGVNTPDNTGKPFSIVWPYGDNAGLDTTELSFISSEMNANSDAKLTLVFGHHPLVATDSSSDTYLFYGKDDFVNLMNGYGASMYGYGHTHASSEKFFTQNMTDGVFYFNVSSIGKDSPNQFTVTAIDCNGISSVTQTKGTWPVVLITAPVDRRLGGVVTPYAYNVTNSATNPVRALVFDPATVTQVQFRVNGGSWQPMQNVSGNPALWQGNWNASTLAASEYALEVQATTGSGVRSDGITAYVESPLPTAPSGLTATAASGSQINLAWADNSTNEQGFKIERCAGAGCSDFSQITTVGANVTTWSNTGLTASTSYSYRVRAYNLAGDSAYSPAASVTTFAASAVPSAPTGLAATAVSKSQINLAWTDNANNETQFLIERCKGSTCTNFAQVAAVGANVTSYSNTKLTANTVYRYRVRARNAAGSSGYSNVASATTPKR, from the coding sequence ATGATGCGCCATTTCATCATTTCCATCATTCTCCTGATCGGGTGCGCTTTTCCCGTTTCAGCCGCTGATCCGCATTCGGCATATTACAGTGCCGACACCGACAAGCTAATCTGGTTCATCCATGCTTCCGACACACATATCGGGACGTCAGGGTCCACGGATACAACGAATCTGCAGTGGCTGACAGGTCAGGCAAAGAGTGTCATCAATCCAAGCTTCATCGTGGTTACGGGTGACCTGACCGATTCGACGAACGGAAACATCTTCGGTTATCCCAACGGCCCCTACCAGGCCGAATGGGACCAGTATAAGAGCATCCTGGGTGCAAACGGCGTGGATGCAAGCAGCTACTTTGACATTCCGGGCAACCACGACGCCTACAATGATCAATATTTCAGCTATTACCTGAACAACTCTGTACAAGGGCGGGCGACCGGAAGGACACAGGCATCCTGGACAAGGACCGGGCCGTGGGGGAAATACCATTTTCTGGGCGTCAACACCCCGGACAACACCGGGAAGCCGTTCAGCATAGTCTGGCCGTACGGTGACAATGCCGGGCTGGACACCACCGAGCTCTCTTTCATCAGTTCGGAGATGAATGCCAACTCTGATGCAAAGTTGACCCTGGTCTTCGGGCACCATCCCCTTGTCGCAACAGACAGCAGCAGCGACACCTACCTCTTCTATGGAAAAGATGATTTCGTCAACCTGATGAACGGCTACGGTGCATCGATGTACGGTTACGGGCATACCCATGCCTCGTCCGAAAAGTTCTTTACCCAGAACATGACCGACGGGGTGTTCTACTTCAACGTGTCGTCCATCGGCAAGGACAGCCCCAACCAGTTCACGGTGACAGCGATCGACTGCAACGGCATCTCCTCCGTCACCCAGACCAAAGGTACGTGGCCGGTGGTGCTTATCACCGCACCTGTGGACCGGCGACTGGGAGGCGTGGTCACCCCCTATGCGTACAACGTCACCAATTCAGCAACGAATCCGGTGCGTGCCCTTGTTTTTGATCCGGCAACGGTCACACAGGTCCAGTTCAGGGTGAACGGAGGCTCCTGGCAACCGATGCAGAACGTGTCCGGCAACCCCGCTCTCTGGCAGGGGAACTGGAATGCATCGACCTTGGCCGCAAGCGAGTATGCGTTGGAGGTTCAAGCGACAACAGGTTCGGGAGTGAGGTCTGATGGCATAACCGCGTACGTCGAATCTCCATTGCCGACCGCTCCGTCAGGCCTTACAGCAACGGCGGCCTCCGGCAGCCAGATCAATCTTGCCTGGGCGGACAACTCCACAAATGAGCAGGGCTTCAAAATCGAGCGGTGTGCCGGCGCAGGATGCAGTGATTTCAGCCAAATAACAACTGTCGGCGCCAACGTCACAACCTGGTCCAACACCGGGCTGACTGCCTCCACTAGCTACAGTTACCGCGTACGCGCCTACAACCTGGCAGGCGATTCGGCGTATTCTCCGGCAGCCAGTGTAACGACTTTCGCTGCATCAGCAGTGCCTTCCGCACCGACGGGCCTGGCCGCCACAGCCGTCTCCAAAAGCCAGATCAACCTTGCCTGGACGGACAATGCGAACAACGAAACCCAATTTCTGATCGAGCGCTGCAAAGGATCGACCTGCACCAACTTCGCCCAGGTAGCTGCCGTTGGTGCGAATGTAACCAGCTATTCGAATACCAAGCTCACGGCAAATACCGTTTATCGTTACCGCGTTCGCGCGAGGAACGCTGCCGGCTCGTCGGGGTATTCCAACGTTGCTTCAGCAACGACACCGAAGCGATGA
- a CDS encoding tetratricopeptide repeat protein, whose translation MKQLMSRNTFRMLLTGAVTLASLSLPPAYGQGIPDDAGYHNRQGMEYFNKGFYEHTPRHQDTEAARSYGLAVKEFTAAIEKDSYSAEAHRNLGRVYYVQKNFAGAAEEYRRVTELAPGDLDAYVNASLACIELKRFDEAIHLLQSAKGRTSDPKALETLDSYIAKTTAQQAKGVNK comes from the coding sequence ATGAAACAGTTGATGTCGAGAAACACTTTCCGGATGCTACTGACAGGTGCCGTCACCCTCGCTTCCCTCTCGTTGCCACCTGCCTACGGCCAGGGAATTCCTGATGATGCCGGCTATCACAACCGGCAGGGGATGGAATACTTTAACAAGGGCTTTTACGAGCATACTCCCAGGCACCAGGATACCGAAGCGGCACGGAGTTATGGATTGGCCGTGAAAGAATTCACCGCTGCAATTGAAAAAGACTCTTACTCCGCCGAAGCACACAGGAACCTGGGCCGTGTGTACTATGTGCAGAAAAACTTTGCCGGTGCAGCAGAAGAATACCGGCGGGTTACCGAACTTGCACCGGGCGATCTTGACGCCTACGTGAACGCCTCCCTGGCCTGTATCGAACTGAAGAGGTTTGATGAGGCCATTCATCTCCTTCAAAGCGCAAAAGGCCGAACCTCTGACCCGAAGGCCCTGGAGACACTCGATTCGTACATTGCGAAAACAACTGCCCAGCAGGCGAAGGGGGTGAACAAATGA
- a CDS encoding Hsp70 family protein: protein MKVVFGIDFGTTNSALSICRDGRVDVIDIDESSANASLMRSVLYFNEDDEIFTGQDAIDNYVNEGAAGRFMQSIKTFLPNRSFEGTEVFGKKYGIDDLVAIILRRIKSKGEAYVGSPVDSVVLGRPVVFSEDAEKDALAQQRLEQAARKAGFRHIHFQFEPVAAALAYEETLPAGSEKLVFIGDFGGGTSDFTVIRVKGGDFARADRRADVLSIGGVYTAGDKFDSQIMWEKVAKYFGRGVKYKGMGKDELFDIPHSIIYTLCQWHRIPLLRTRKTREQIRLIKNAATDRQALENLEHLISDNYGFFLFQCIEKAKCELSQQDSAQITFQERGLKIDEGITREEFETINRDNLGRISGCIDEVISKSGLRSDQIDTVFLTGGTSRIPMIRRLFEERFGADKLENRNAFTSVVHGLGASVPLYFQGY from the coding sequence ATGAAGGTAGTTTTCGGCATCGATTTTGGTACCACCAATTCCGCTCTTTCCATCTGCCGAGACGGCAGGGTCGACGTCATCGACATCGACGAGTCCAGCGCCAATGCTTCGCTGATGCGCTCGGTCCTGTACTTCAACGAGGATGACGAAATCTTCACCGGCCAGGACGCGATCGATAACTACGTCAACGAGGGGGCGGCGGGGCGTTTCATGCAGTCCATAAAGACCTTCCTCCCCAACAGGAGCTTTGAGGGGACCGAGGTGTTCGGCAAGAAGTACGGCATCGACGACCTGGTCGCCATCATCCTGAGGAGGATCAAGTCCAAGGGGGAGGCCTACGTCGGCTCTCCGGTGGACAGCGTGGTCCTCGGCCGTCCCGTCGTGTTTTCCGAGGATGCGGAGAAGGACGCCCTGGCGCAGCAGCGGCTGGAGCAGGCCGCGCGGAAGGCGGGCTTCCGTCACATCCATTTCCAGTTCGAGCCCGTGGCCGCCGCCCTCGCGTACGAAGAGACGCTCCCTGCAGGATCTGAAAAGCTGGTGTTCATCGGCGACTTCGGCGGCGGGACCTCCGACTTCACGGTGATCCGGGTAAAAGGGGGAGACTTCGCCCGTGCCGACCGGCGCGCCGACGTCCTCTCCATCGGAGGCGTCTACACCGCCGGCGATAAATTCGACTCGCAGATCATGTGGGAGAAGGTGGCCAAGTATTTCGGCCGCGGCGTCAAGTACAAGGGGATGGGGAAGGACGAGCTGTTCGACATCCCGCACAGCATCATCTACACCCTGTGCCAGTGGCACCGGATTCCGCTGTTGCGAACGAGAAAGACCAGGGAGCAGATCCGCCTCATCAAGAACGCCGCCACCGACAGGCAGGCCCTTGAAAACCTGGAGCACCTCATCAGTGACAACTACGGCTTCTTCCTGTTCCAGTGCATCGAGAAGGCGAAATGCGAGCTGTCGCAGCAAGACTCCGCGCAGATTACTTTCCAGGAGCGAGGGCTGAAAATTGACGAGGGGATAACCAGGGAGGAGTTCGAAACCATCAACCGGGATAACCTGGGCCGGATCTCCGGCTGCATCGACGAGGTGATCAGCAAGTCCGGACTTCGCAGTGACCAGATAGACACCGTCTTCCTCACCGGTGGTACCTCCCGCATCCCGATGATCCGGCGCCTCTTCGAAGAGCGTTTCGGTGCGGACAAACTGGAAAACCGCAACGCCTTCACCAGCGTTGTCCATGGCCTTGGCGCCAGTGTCCCGCTCTATTTCCAAGGCTACTAG